One part of the Dermacentor andersoni chromosome 2, qqDerAnde1_hic_scaffold, whole genome shotgun sequence genome encodes these proteins:
- the LOC126541001 gene encoding CRISP/Allergen/PR-1-like codes for MVAMGKIKHFPEAKNMLQLRWDEELASVAQAKADQCTPDSGKLMHDKPEDRFTTKFKSTGQNLAFRASSARFNSTDWPGQVKAWFDEYTHYPPQSVDHFSPPSGEPTGHFTQVVWATTRYVGCGYVDYIVEGYSRLPYMQLYVCNYASAGNVLSRPVYNPGDVCSACPEGTACVKDTGLCSSAEAGGHSFRQPDSNSTEGSKHGGDGHAQGSMSTRKSTASAIVQPLRHAATVCVIAAVYGMLTVWWASLV; via the coding sequence ATGGTAGCCATGGGCAAAATTAAGCACTTCCCAGAAGCCAAGAATATGCTGCAGCTACGCTGGGATGAAGAGTTGGCTTCCGTGGCACAGGCGAAGGCTGACCAGTGCACCCCCGACAGCGGAAAGCTAATGCACGACAAACCCGAAGATCGTTTCACCACCAAGTTCAAGTCCACGGGACAAAACTTGGCCTTCCGCGCCAGCAGTGCCCGTTTCAATTCCACTGACTGGCCCGGTCAGGTCAAGGCGTGGTTCGACGAGTACACCCACTATCCGCCGCAGAGCGTCGATCACTTCTCGCCTCCCAGCGGAGAGCCGACCGGACATTTTACGCAGGTTGTATGGGCAACGACGCGCTACGTGGGCTGCGGCTACGTGGACTACATCGTCGAAGGCTACTCGAGGCTGCCGTACATGCAACTCTACGTATGCAACTATGCCAGCGCAGGCAACGTTTTGTCGCGACCAGTGTACAATCCCGGTGATGTGTGCTCCGCCTGCCCAGAAGGCACCGCATGTGTCAAAGACACCGGGCTGTGCTCCTCTGCTGAAGCAGGTGGACATTCTTTCAGGCAACCGGACTCCAACTCAACGGAAGGGAGTAAACACGGTGGCGACGGACATGCTCAAGGTTCTATGTCAACTCGAAAAAGCACTGCGTCGGCAATCGTTCAGCCGTTGCGACATGCAGCCACGGTGTGCGTGATTGCTGCGGTATACGGTATGCTCACGGTCTGGTGGGCGTCTCTCGTGTAG